Proteins encoded together in one Pantoea sp. CCBC3-3-1 window:
- the kdpB gene encoding potassium-transporting ATPase subunit KdpB produces the protein MSRQQLALFEPSLVRQALIEALKKLNPRSQWRNPVMFIVWAGSLLTSLLALGMLFGTLSGSAGFTAAISLWLWFTVLFANFAEALAEGRSKAQASSLKGVKKTVFARRLRAPHREAAVDLVPAEELRKGDIVLAEAGEIIACDGEVIEGGASVDESAITGESAPVIRESGGDFASVTGGTRILSDWLVIRCSVNPGETFLDRMIAMVEGAKRRKTPNEIALTILLIALTIVFLLATATLWPFSAWSGNAVSVTVLVALLVCLIPTTIGGLLSAIGVAGMSRMLGANVIATSGRAVEAAGDVDVLLLDKTGTITLGNRQASAFLPAPGVEESRLADTAQLASLADETPEGRSIVVLARQRFNLREREIQSLNATFVPFTAQTRMSGINLNQLVIRKGSAEAIRRHVEANGGHFPPEIDQLVMEVARTGGTPLVVAEGATALGVIALKDVVKGGIKTRFAQLRKMGIKTVMITGDNRLTAAAIAAEAGVDDFLAEATPEAKLALIRQYQAEGRLVAMTGDGTNDAPALAQADVAVAMNSGTQAAKEAGNMVDLDSNPTKLIEVVHIGKQMLMTRGSLTTFSLANDVAKYFAIIPAAFAASWPQLNALNVMHLHSPASAILSAVIFNALIIVALIPLALRGVHYKPLSAAAMLRRNLWIYGLGGLAVPFLGIKAIDLLLTLSGLM, from the coding sequence ATGAGTCGTCAGCAACTGGCGCTGTTCGAGCCCTCACTGGTTCGGCAGGCGCTGATCGAAGCTCTGAAAAAGCTTAATCCACGCTCGCAGTGGCGTAACCCGGTGATGTTTATCGTCTGGGCTGGCAGTTTACTCACCTCTCTCCTGGCGCTGGGCATGCTGTTCGGTACGCTCTCAGGCAGCGCGGGTTTTACCGCCGCTATCAGCCTGTGGCTGTGGTTTACCGTGTTATTTGCTAATTTTGCCGAAGCGCTGGCGGAAGGCCGCAGCAAGGCGCAGGCCAGTAGTCTGAAAGGCGTAAAAAAAACCGTTTTCGCCCGCAGACTCCGCGCCCCGCATCGCGAAGCCGCCGTCGATCTCGTTCCGGCAGAGGAGTTGCGCAAAGGCGATATCGTGCTGGCAGAAGCGGGGGAAATTATTGCCTGCGACGGTGAAGTGATTGAAGGAGGCGCATCGGTAGATGAAAGCGCCATCACCGGCGAGTCGGCTCCGGTTATCCGTGAGTCAGGCGGTGACTTTGCCTCGGTGACCGGCGGAACGCGGATCCTCTCCGACTGGCTGGTGATCCGCTGTAGCGTCAACCCCGGCGAAACCTTCCTTGACCGGATGATCGCCATGGTCGAAGGGGCTAAACGCCGCAAGACGCCGAACGAAATCGCCCTGACCATTTTGCTGATTGCCCTGACCATCGTCTTCCTGCTGGCAACCGCTACGTTATGGCCCTTCTCCGCCTGGAGCGGCAACGCCGTGAGTGTCACCGTGCTGGTCGCGCTACTGGTCTGCCTGATCCCCACCACCATTGGCGGATTGCTGTCTGCTATCGGCGTGGCCGGCATGAGCCGGATGCTCGGGGCGAATGTTATCGCCACCAGCGGCCGCGCCGTTGAGGCGGCGGGCGATGTTGATGTTCTGCTGCTGGATAAAACCGGCACCATAACCCTGGGCAACCGGCAGGCATCCGCCTTTTTGCCTGCGCCGGGCGTGGAAGAAAGCAGGCTGGCCGATACGGCACAGCTGGCATCACTCGCCGATGAAACCCCGGAGGGGCGCAGCATTGTGGTTCTGGCAAGACAGCGTTTTAACCTGCGCGAGCGTGAAATTCAAAGCCTGAATGCCACCTTTGTCCCCTTTACCGCCCAAACTCGCATGAGCGGTATCAATCTTAACCAGTTGGTTATTCGTAAAGGATCCGCAGAAGCGATACGGCGGCACGTGGAGGCAAACGGTGGCCACTTTCCGCCTGAGATCGACCAGCTGGTGATGGAGGTCGCCCGAACCGGCGGCACGCCGCTGGTGGTGGCCGAAGGCGCAACGGCGCTGGGGGTTATTGCGCTGAAGGATGTGGTAAAAGGCGGGATCAAAACCCGTTTCGCTCAGCTGCGTAAAATGGGCATCAAAACGGTGATGATCACCGGTGATAACCGCTTAACCGCAGCGGCCATTGCCGCCGAAGCGGGCGTCGATGATTTTCTCGCCGAAGCAACGCCGGAAGCCAAGCTGGCGCTAATTCGTCAGTATCAGGCAGAAGGCAGGCTGGTGGCGATGACCGGCGACGGCACCAACGATGCCCCGGCGCTGGCTCAGGCTGACGTGGCGGTCGCCATGAACTCCGGAACACAGGCCGCAAAAGAAGCCGGAAATATGGTGGATCTCGATTCAAATCCCACCAAGCTGATTGAAGTCGTGCATATTGGCAAACAGATGCTGATGACACGCGGCTCGCTGACCACCTTCAGCCTGGCGAACGACGTGGCGAAGTACTTTGCCATTATCCCGGCTGCTTTTGCCGCCAGCTGGCCTCAGCTGAACGCGTTAAACGTTATGCATCTGCATTCACCCGCGTCAGCCATTCTCAGCGCGGTGATATTTAACGCGTTGATTATTGTAGCGCTGATCCCGCTGGCGCTGCGAGGCGTGCATTATAAGCCTCTCAGTGCAGCGGCCATGCTGCGTCGCAATCTGTGGATTTACGGCCTCGGCGGCCTGGCGGTGCCTTTTCTCGGCATCAAAGCGATCGATCTGCTTCTGACGCTCTCTGGTCTGATGTAA
- the kdpA gene encoding potassium-transporting ATPase subunit KdpA has protein sequence MALPGFLLIASYMLVLLLLAKPLGRLLAKLIAGEPLPWIGRVETVLWRATGHEEMNWQRYLLAILLFNGLGFLLLLALLMLQGDLPLNPQHLPGLSWDLALNTAVSFVTNTDWQAYAGETTLSYFSQMVGLTVQNFLSAASGMAVAFALIRAFTRQQTSLLGNAWQDLIRITLWVLLPLSLIITLLLIQQGALQNFNEYQPFVTIEGAKQLMPMGPVASQEAIKLLGTNGGGFFNANSAHPFENPTALSNAIQMLAILLIPAALCFAFGEAVGDARQGRGILWTMALIFVAAVAVVMWCETQGNPHFSALGATSNLNMEGKESRFGILPSALFAVVTTAASCGAVNAMHDSFTALGGMIPMWLMQIGEVVFGGVGSGFYGMLLFVLLAVFIAGLMIGRTPEYLGKKIDVREMKMTAMAILVTPALVLTGTALALMTDAGRAAIFNPGNHGFSEVLYALSSAANNNGSAFAGLAANSPFWNLLLAVCMLLGRFLVIVPVMAIAGSLVEKKTQPATQGTLPTYGALFIGLLAGTVLMVGALTFIPALALGPVAEHLSLTRIFTE, from the coding sequence ATGGCACTCCCGGGCTTTTTACTGATCGCCAGCTATATGCTGGTTTTGCTGTTACTGGCAAAACCGCTGGGACGCCTGCTGGCAAAGCTGATCGCAGGCGAGCCGCTGCCGTGGATCGGGCGCGTAGAAACGGTGCTCTGGCGCGCCACTGGCCATGAAGAAATGAACTGGCAGCGCTATCTGCTGGCGATTTTACTGTTTAATGGACTGGGCTTTTTGCTGCTGCTGGCTCTGCTGATGCTGCAAGGCGATTTGCCGCTGAATCCGCAGCACCTGCCCGGCCTGAGCTGGGATTTGGCGCTGAATACCGCCGTGAGTTTTGTGACCAATACCGACTGGCAGGCGTATGCGGGCGAAACCACCCTCAGTTATTTCAGCCAGATGGTCGGCCTGACCGTGCAAAACTTCCTCTCCGCAGCCAGCGGGATGGCGGTGGCGTTTGCGTTGATCCGCGCTTTTACCCGTCAACAAACCTCGCTGCTCGGCAATGCCTGGCAGGATCTGATTCGCATTACGCTGTGGGTGCTGCTGCCGCTGTCGCTGATTATCACTCTGCTGTTGATCCAGCAGGGCGCACTGCAAAATTTCAATGAATATCAGCCATTTGTCACTATAGAAGGGGCAAAACAGCTGATGCCTATGGGGCCGGTCGCCTCGCAGGAAGCGATTAAGCTGCTCGGCACCAACGGCGGCGGTTTCTTTAACGCGAACTCAGCCCATCCGTTCGAAAATCCCACGGCGTTGAGTAACGCCATTCAGATGCTGGCGATACTGCTGATCCCGGCCGCGCTCTGTTTTGCCTTTGGTGAAGCCGTTGGCGATGCCCGTCAGGGGCGAGGCATTCTCTGGACCATGGCGCTGATTTTTGTCGCCGCCGTGGCGGTAGTCATGTGGTGTGAAACCCAGGGCAACCCTCACTTCAGCGCGCTGGGCGCTACCAGCAATCTCAATATGGAAGGCAAAGAGAGCCGTTTTGGCATCCTGCCCAGTGCGCTTTTCGCGGTGGTAACCACCGCGGCCTCCTGCGGCGCGGTGAACGCCATGCATGATTCCTTTACAGCGCTGGGCGGCATGATACCGATGTGGCTGATGCAGATCGGCGAGGTGGTGTTTGGCGGCGTAGGCTCTGGATTCTACGGCATGCTGCTGTTTGTGCTGCTGGCGGTATTTATTGCCGGTTTAATGATTGGTCGTACGCCCGAATATCTTGGCAAAAAGATTGATGTACGCGAGATGAAAATGACCGCAATGGCCATTCTGGTCACGCCCGCGCTGGTGCTCACCGGTACCGCGCTGGCACTGATGACCGATGCCGGACGCGCTGCGATTTTCAACCCCGGCAACCACGGTTTTAGCGAAGTGCTTTACGCATTATCGTCGGCGGCCAACAACAACGGCAGCGCCTTTGCCGGGCTGGCCGCCAACTCGCCTTTCTGGAATCTGCTGTTAGCCGTTTGCATGCTGCTGGGCCGTTTTCTGGTTATCGTTCCGGTTATGGCGATCGCCGGGTCGCTGGTAGAGAAAAAAACGCAGCCCGCCACTCAGGGCACGCTGCCGACGTACGGCGCATTGTTTATCGGCCTGCTGGCGGGAACCGTGCTGATGGTCGGCGCGCTGACCTTTATCCCAGCCCTGGCTTTAGGCCCGGTTGCGGAACACCTTTCCCTGACCCGCATCTTCACGGAGTAA
- the kdpF gene encoding K(+)-transporting ATPase subunit F: MGAGVIAGVVLVLLLLGYLVYALINAEAF; encoded by the coding sequence ATGGGTGCAGGCGTAATTGCCGGCGTGGTGCTGGTGCTACTGTTACTGGGTTATTTAGTCTATGCCCTGATTAACGCGGAGGCCTTCTGA
- a CDS encoding methyl-accepting chemotaxis protein — MSKLTDFCNVLLPKRLNPTAARPVSKTYDCRALPTSFKQLGAGSGSGLLMVFVPPEADFAKVNAAWQKMSQPGRTVLVLSSTGALCAQKGKSTYCATNGPQGSWMWLPNQVVAGHEVHTVDLKMPATANVTERIASIRAQLDRLQVNMSLSAEQTFAMIYCDGLSSSEGFLMQAWYDSGRFPCLAIGGSAGGRTDFAGTWIATNQQILQNKAVIVFCKMAKGKSFAPFKSQNFQPTSQSWLVAEADPVARTVTSLFDAKGRQQPVVQVLCDYLKCQPAQLEEKLKGKTFGVKVADEYFIRSVAKIEPGSLSFFCDLEFGDRLYLLEAYDFVSATKRDWEKFVASWGKPVGLLLNDCLLRRLNNPESLPSAELFEGIPAAGFSSFGEIFGVPINQTLSALAFYDHDVKAMTRFPIEYADYAGHYAQRSLRRWEALHTLQTDVIEKVINYQQEISPVIKTFPLLEQATNRQSAALDIAGVNIGAIGDAATVTLEAQDELGSEIGELEKISMGITQITSGISTIADQTNLLALNAAVEAARAGAAGRGFAVVAEEVRRLARSSKEQADATRSSINETVATIARIRKTASKTVATTEDMALKSESARGQISTLSEQNAAERQGMAENIDRLKNAADGMDAMHKAVAQLTVLQDLVRS; from the coding sequence ATGAGTAAATTAACTGATTTCTGCAATGTGTTGCTGCCGAAGAGGCTCAACCCCACGGCTGCCCGTCCAGTCAGTAAAACCTATGACTGTCGGGCATTGCCTACGTCATTTAAGCAGCTGGGCGCGGGATCCGGTTCCGGCCTGCTGATGGTTTTTGTCCCACCAGAAGCGGATTTTGCCAAAGTGAACGCGGCCTGGCAGAAAATGAGCCAGCCCGGACGTACCGTGCTGGTTCTTTCCTCTACCGGTGCGCTTTGCGCGCAAAAAGGCAAATCCACCTACTGCGCCACTAATGGGCCGCAGGGAAGCTGGATGTGGCTGCCGAATCAGGTGGTTGCCGGGCATGAAGTCCATACCGTTGATCTTAAAATGCCGGCGACAGCCAACGTCACCGAGCGTATCGCCAGCATCCGTGCGCAGCTCGACCGTTTGCAGGTCAATATGTCGCTTTCTGCCGAGCAGACCTTTGCGATGATCTACTGCGATGGCCTCTCCTCTTCAGAAGGCTTCCTGATGCAGGCCTGGTATGACAGCGGCCGCTTCCCCTGCCTGGCGATTGGCGGTTCTGCCGGAGGCCGTACTGACTTTGCCGGCACCTGGATTGCGACTAATCAGCAGATCCTGCAAAACAAAGCGGTCATCGTGTTTTGCAAAATGGCCAAAGGGAAATCTTTTGCGCCTTTTAAAAGCCAGAACTTCCAGCCGACATCACAAAGCTGGCTGGTGGCAGAAGCCGATCCGGTGGCGCGTACCGTCACGTCGCTGTTCGATGCGAAAGGACGCCAGCAGCCTGTCGTTCAGGTGTTGTGCGACTATCTGAAGTGTCAGCCTGCGCAACTCGAAGAGAAGCTAAAAGGAAAAACCTTTGGCGTAAAAGTGGCCGATGAATATTTTATTCGTTCAGTGGCAAAAATTGAGCCGGGCAGCCTGTCGTTTTTCTGCGATCTGGAATTCGGCGATCGCCTCTATCTGCTCGAAGCCTATGATTTTGTCTCGGCGACCAAACGTGACTGGGAAAAATTTGTTGCCAGCTGGGGCAAACCGGTCGGCCTGTTGCTGAACGACTGTTTGCTGCGCCGCCTGAATAACCCGGAAAGCCTGCCTTCTGCTGAGCTGTTTGAGGGAATCCCGGCGGCGGGCTTCTCCAGCTTCGGTGAAATCTTTGGCGTGCCGATTAACCAGACGCTCTCCGCCCTCGCCTTTTACGACCATGACGTAAAGGCGATGACGCGCTTTCCCATTGAATATGCCGACTACGCCGGTCATTACGCCCAGCGATCGCTGCGCCGCTGGGAAGCCTTACATACGCTGCAAACTGACGTTATTGAGAAAGTCATTAACTACCAGCAGGAAATTAGTCCGGTGATTAAAACCTTCCCGCTGCTGGAACAGGCAACCAATCGCCAGAGCGCTGCGCTGGACATTGCCGGCGTAAATATCGGCGCTATTGGTGATGCCGCCACGGTAACGCTGGAAGCGCAGGACGAGCTGGGATCGGAAATTGGCGAGCTGGAAAAAATATCAATGGGGATCACCCAGATCACCAGCGGGATCAGTACGATTGCCGATCAGACTAACCTGCTGGCGCTGAATGCCGCTGTGGAAGCGGCGCGTGCCGGTGCGGCGGGCCGTGGATTTGCGGTAGTAGCAGAAGAGGTGCGCCGCCTGGCTCGTTCATCAAAAGAACAGGCAGATGCCACGCGTAGCAGCATCAACGAAACGGTAGCGACGATCGCCCGTATTCGTAAAACCGCCTCGAAAACGGTTGCCACGACCGAAGATATGGCGCTGAAGAGTGAGTCAGCACGCGGACAAATCAGTACGCTCAGCGAGCAAAATGCCGCTGAACGTCAGGGTATGGCCGAAAACATCGATCGCCTGAAAAATGCCGCCGACGGGATGGATGCGATGCATAAAGCCGTGGCGCAGCTGACCGTGTTGCAGGATTTGGTGCGCTCGTGA
- a CDS encoding methyl-accepting chemotaxis protein: protein MSLKKSSLLVLSFLFIIFFASMIANVWLLTRSNQSLDAVNKEIRVVLSIIDPINHSRTLRVRVMEYMKTMEDGNLQSKPTMDGLNEVMGKADKAFQAYLAAPKLANEAALADAYRNTYLAYRQQGIDPMIEAARANDQQRFKNQIATVVRLDRAYEIQLDQVLALHEQYAKRLNAEAQSHFVFGIGLIIAFSVLFLVVIAAVLMFLKRYVLNPLDSAKTHCSQISEGILDTPVPVKASSRSEIQDLMRTMEQMRRSLTEIISQVRSSTQTVSSASQEIAAGNVDLASRTEQQAAALTQTAASMEELGATVKQNTENVFEASRLTSEAVKNAKTGEKVSQEVIVTMGLINSSSKKIEDITGVINSIAFQTNILALNAAVEAARAGEQGRGFAVVAGEVRNLAQRSAVAAKEIESLIAESVANIKAGSDQVSRTGDAIGAIIASVSQVDVLMDHISTASDEQSRGISQIEQAVTEMDSVTQQNSALVQESAAASASLEEQVLHLTHSVSTFRLADA, encoded by the coding sequence ATGTCGCTTAAAAAGTCTTCACTATTGGTTTTATCTTTCTTATTTATCATTTTTTTCGCCAGTATGATCGCCAACGTCTGGCTGCTGACGCGCAGTAACCAGTCGCTGGATGCGGTGAATAAAGAGATTCGCGTCGTGCTGTCGATCATCGATCCCATTAACCACAGCCGTACATTACGGGTGCGCGTAATGGAATATATGAAAACGATGGAGGATGGCAACCTACAGTCTAAGCCGACGATGGACGGGCTGAATGAGGTGATGGGCAAAGCGGATAAGGCTTTCCAGGCCTATCTCGCCGCGCCAAAACTGGCAAATGAAGCTGCCCTGGCCGATGCCTATCGCAATACCTATCTGGCCTATCGTCAGCAGGGTATCGACCCCATGATTGAAGCCGCACGCGCTAACGATCAGCAGCGTTTTAAAAACCAGATTGCGACGGTCGTGCGCCTGGATCGGGCGTATGAAATCCAGCTGGATCAGGTGCTGGCGCTGCATGAGCAATATGCGAAACGGTTGAATGCTGAAGCACAGAGCCACTTTGTCTTCGGGATTGGCCTGATTATCGCCTTCAGCGTGCTGTTTTTGGTGGTGATCGCCGCCGTGCTGATGTTCCTGAAGCGTTATGTGCTTAACCCGCTGGACAGCGCCAAAACCCATTGCAGCCAGATTTCTGAAGGGATTCTGGACACGCCGGTGCCGGTGAAAGCCTCTTCACGCAGCGAAATTCAGGATCTGATGCGCACCATGGAACAGATGCGTCGCTCTCTGACTGAAATCATCAGCCAGGTTCGTAGCTCCACGCAGACGGTATCCAGTGCCTCGCAGGAAATTGCGGCAGGTAACGTTGACCTTGCCTCGCGTACTGAACAACAGGCTGCTGCCCTGACGCAAACGGCCGCCAGCATGGAAGAGCTGGGCGCAACGGTAAAACAGAACACCGAAAACGTTTTTGAAGCCAGCCGTTTAACCAGCGAAGCGGTGAAAAATGCCAAAACCGGCGAGAAAGTGTCGCAGGAAGTGATTGTCACCATGGGGCTGATTAACAGCAGTTCGAAAAAGATTGAAGACATTACCGGCGTTATCAACAGTATCGCTTTCCAGACCAACATTCTGGCACTGAACGCGGCAGTTGAAGCAGCGCGTGCAGGTGAGCAGGGCCGCGGCTTTGCCGTTGTCGCTGGCGAAGTACGCAATCTTGCGCAACGCAGCGCGGTTGCGGCAAAAGAAATTGAAAGCCTGATTGCCGAATCCGTCGCCAACATTAAAGCCGGTTCCGATCAGGTTTCCAGAACTGGCGATGCGATTGGCGCAATTATCGCATCAGTCAGCCAGGTCGATGTCTTGATGGATCATATTTCCACCGCGTCCGATGAGCAAAGCCGCGGAATTAGCCAGATCGAACAGGCTGTGACGGAAATGGACAGCGTCACCCAGCAAAACTCGGCGCTGGTACAGGAATCTGCCGCCGCGTCCGCCTCGCTGGAAGAACAGGTGCTGCATTTAACCCACTCCGTTTCTACTTTCCGCCTGGCAGACGCCTGA
- a CDS encoding CitMHS family transporter encodes MLTILGFSMVTCFMYLIMSKRMSALIALIIVPTTFALVFGYYQGLGEMMLNGVKALAPTGVMLTFSILYFGLMIDAGLFDPLVRFILKLVRGDPLKVLVGTAILTLLVSLDGDSSTTYMIAVAAFLPLYRKLGMNVLAMTCLVNLASGIMNLSPWGGPTARAAAALRIDALDIFIPMLPAMFIACVTLVGMAVLFGLRERKRLGVISISNQHLDEIELGLGDAKECEANRRPKMFWPNFILTTALLVLLVTGLMPIQILFMLAFAIAVMLNYPSLEQQKARISAHAGNVLAVTSLIFAAGIFTGILSGTGMVDAMAKSLLAVIPHSFGPYLAVFTALVSLPFTFFMSNDAFYFGILPVIAQTAAGYGISAEEIARASIIGQPFHLLSPLVPSVYLLVGLAKVDIGDHQRFSIKWGILVSMALLAGGLLFGAFPFYNR; translated from the coding sequence GTGTTGACCATACTCGGTTTTTCGATGGTGACCTGCTTCATGTATCTGATCATGAGCAAACGGATGTCGGCGTTGATTGCGTTGATTATCGTGCCGACCACCTTTGCGCTGGTGTTTGGCTATTACCAGGGATTGGGCGAGATGATGCTGAACGGCGTCAAAGCCCTGGCGCCGACAGGGGTGATGTTAACCTTTTCCATTCTCTATTTCGGCCTGATGATTGACGCTGGCCTGTTTGATCCGTTGGTTCGCTTTATCCTGAAACTGGTGCGCGGCGATCCGCTGAAAGTGCTGGTGGGAACCGCTATTCTGACGCTGCTGGTCTCGCTGGACGGCGACAGCTCGACTACCTATATGATTGCGGTGGCGGCTTTTCTGCCGCTCTATCGCAAGCTGGGCATGAACGTGCTGGCAATGACCTGTCTGGTGAATCTGGCCAGCGGTATTATGAATCTGTCTCCCTGGGGCGGCCCGACAGCCCGTGCGGCGGCTGCCTTACGCATTGATGCGCTGGACATTTTTATTCCGATGCTGCCAGCGATGTTTATCGCCTGTGTGACGCTGGTCGGCATGGCCGTTCTTTTTGGTCTGCGTGAGCGCAAGCGCCTGGGGGTAATTAGCATCAGTAATCAGCATCTGGATGAAATTGAGCTGGGGCTGGGGGATGCCAAAGAGTGTGAAGCCAATCGCCGTCCGAAAATGTTCTGGCCTAACTTTATCCTCACCACCGCATTATTAGTGCTGTTGGTCACGGGGCTGATGCCGATCCAGATCCTGTTTATGCTCGCCTTTGCCATTGCGGTGATGCTGAACTATCCCTCGCTGGAACAGCAGAAAGCCCGTATCAGCGCGCATGCGGGCAACGTGCTGGCGGTGACTTCGCTGATATTTGCCGCCGGTATTTTCACCGGTATTCTCTCAGGAACCGGCATGGTCGATGCGATGGCAAAAAGCCTGCTGGCGGTAATCCCCCACAGCTTTGGACCTTATCTGGCAGTGTTTACCGCGCTGGTCAGTCTGCCATTTACCTTCTTTATGTCTAACGATGCCTTCTACTTTGGCATTCTGCCGGTGATCGCCCAGACGGCTGCGGGTTATGGGATTTCCGCAGAGGAGATTGCCCGCGCGTCGATTATTGGCCAGCCGTTTCACCTGCTCAGCCCGCTGGTACCCTCAGTCTATTTGCTGGTAGGGCTGGCGAAAGTGGATATTGGCGATCATCAGCGTTTCTCCATCAAATGGGGGATTCTGGTCAGTATGGCGCTGCTGGCAGGCGGATTACTGTTCGGCGCATTCCCGTTCTATAACCGATAG
- a CDS encoding DUF2767 family protein — MKRDALSEEYYDEVCRVIGDAVIVLSENGFNTQRDVLTQLLKKTRHEREDADRDEQKVLEHAIRLIKPD, encoded by the coding sequence ATGAAGCGTGACGCACTGAGTGAAGAGTATTATGACGAGGTTTGCCGGGTAATTGGTGATGCGGTGATCGTGCTGTCGGAAAACGGTTTTAACACGCAGCGTGATGTGCTGACCCAACTGCTGAAAAAAACGCGACACGAACGTGAAGATGCGGACCGCGACGAGCAAAAGGTGCTGGAGCATGCTATCCGACTGATCAAGCCCGATTAA
- a CDS encoding YgiW/YdeI family stress tolerance OB fold protein, with protein MKKILTLAILLSFGAMADEGGFKAGEAPPPPHKQDAGYKGSEDTAETKITQIRSLRDGAWVTLEGNIIKKTGGDTYDFQDKSGAINLTIPKSAWGGKKYDSKDLVRVSGFVKGKGKQTHVLVKQLGEP; from the coding sequence ATGAAAAAGATTCTGACCCTGGCAATACTGTTAAGTTTTGGCGCAATGGCCGACGAAGGTGGATTCAAGGCGGGCGAAGCGCCGCCGCCGCCGCATAAACAGGACGCCGGCTACAAAGGCTCTGAAGATACGGCAGAGACCAAAATCACGCAAATCCGCTCACTGCGCGACGGGGCGTGGGTGACGCTGGAAGGAAACATCATCAAAAAAACCGGTGGTGATACCTACGATTTTCAGGACAAGTCCGGCGCGATTAACCTGACCATTCCAAAATCGGCGTGGGGCGGCAAGAAATACGATTCGAAAGATTTAGTCCGCGTTAGTGGATTTGTTAAAGGCAAAGGTAAACAGACGCATGTGCTGGTGAAGCAACTCGGCGAGCCTTAA
- a CDS encoding CinA family protein, with translation MDKELIMAAEALGEALKKAGVKLATAESCTAGLVSSAMGAASDSSTFFTSGFVTYTDSAKHRLLNVSENTLRVNTAVSEATVREMAEGAKAVSGEAVSLAVSGYAGPDGGEDGTPAGTIWFGWCLPDEQVCSTVRYIAGDAGTVVHEAALFSLQHLTQLLAEARQATS, from the coding sequence ATGGATAAAGAATTGATAATGGCAGCCGAAGCGCTGGGCGAAGCGTTGAAAAAGGCGGGCGTAAAGCTGGCTACTGCGGAATCCTGTACCGCCGGGCTGGTCAGTTCCGCAATGGGTGCCGCCAGCGACAGCAGTACTTTTTTCACCAGCGGCTTTGTCACCTATACCGATAGCGCCAAACACCGTCTCCTGAACGTCAGTGAAAATACATTGCGGGTAAATACCGCCGTGAGCGAAGCCACCGTGCGGGAAATGGCGGAGGGCGCGAAGGCCGTCTCTGGTGAAGCCGTTAGCCTGGCGGTAAGCGGCTATGCCGGACCTGACGGTGGGGAAGACGGTACCCCGGCGGGGACAATCTGGTTTGGTTGGTGTTTGCCTGACGAACAGGTGTGTAGCACAGTAAGATACATTGCCGGGGATGCGGGAACCGTGGTGCATGAAGCCGCCCTTTTCTCTCTTCAGCATCTCACTCAACTGCTTGCCGAAGCGCGCCAGGCGACTTCCTGA
- a CDS encoding general stress protein: MTQHRGNAGNFSEDREKASEAGKKGGQNSSGSGNFKNDREKASEAGKKGGEKSRKS, encoded by the coding sequence ATGACTCAGCATCGTGGTAATGCAGGAAATTTCTCCGAAGATCGTGAAAAAGCATCTGAGGCAGGAAAAAAAGGCGGTCAGAACAGCAGCGGTAGCGGTAACTTTAAAAATGACCGTGAAAAAGCGTCTGAAGCCGGTAAAAAAGGCGGAGAAAAAAGCCGCAAAAGCTAA